CCGGCAGCTCGCCGCCGAAGTACTTGCCGACCATCGCCGCGACGCGGGACGCCAGGTTGCCGTAGTCGTTCGCCAGCTCGCTGGTGTAGCGGGCCGAGAAGTCCTCCCAGGAGAAGGAGCCGTCCTGGCCGAACGCGATCGCGCGCAGGAAGTACCAGCGGTACGCGTCCACTCCGAAGTGCGAGGTCAGGTCCTGCGGCTTGATGCCGGTCAGGTTCGACTTCGACATCTTCTCGCCGCCGACCATCAGCCAGCCGTTGGCCGCGATCCTGCCGGGGAGCGGGAGGCCCTGCGCCATCAGCATCGCGGGCCAGATCACCGCGTGGAAGCGGAGGATGTCCTTGCCGACCAGGTGGACGTCGGCCGGGAAGGTCTCCTCGAACTTGGCCTGGTTCTCGTTGTAGCCGACCGCCGTGGCGTAGTTCAGCAGGGCGTCGACCCACACGTAGATGACGTGCTTGTCGTCCCAGGGGATCGGGATGCCCCAGTCGAAGGTCGAGCGGGAGATGGAGAGGTCCTGCAGGCCCTGGCGGACGAAGTTCAGCACCTCGTTGCGCGCGGACTCGGGCTGGATGAAGCCGGGGTTCGCCTCGTAGTGGGCGAGGAGCTTCTCGCCGTACTCGCTCAGCTTGAAGAAGTAGTTCTCCTCGCTGAGGATCTCGACCGGCTTCTTGTGGATCGGGCAGAGCTTCTGACCTGCGAAATCGCCCTCGCCGTCGAGCAGCTCACCCGGCAGCTTGTACTCCTCGCAGCCGACGCAGTACGGGCCCTCGTAGCCGCCCTTGTAGATCTCGCCCTTGTCGTACAGGTCCTGGACGAACTCCTGGACGCGGTCCGTGTGCCGCTTCTGCGTGGTGCGGATGAAGTCGTCGTTCGCGATCTCCAGGTGTTCCCAGAGAGGCTTCCACGCTTCGGTGACGAGTTTGTCGGCCCACGCCTGGGGGGTGACCCCGTTGGCCTCGGCCGTGCGCATGATCTTCTGACCGTGCTCGTCCGTGCCGGTGAGGTACCACACCTTCTCGCCGCGCTGACGGTGCCAGCGGGTGAGCACGTCGCCTGCGACGGTCGTATAGGCGTGGCCCAGGTGAGGAGCGTCGTTGACGTAGTAGATGGGGGTCGAGACGTAGTACGCCTTCGCCCCCTGCTTCTCGGATCCAGTGGCCGCCATGGTCGAAATCCTACTGGCCCGCTGAAGATCGACTCACATGCGTTTCGGGGGGTGGACAGGGCTTTCGGTCCTGTCCACCCCGGGCGGGGCTACGGGCGCCAGTTCGCCAGTACGCCGTCGTAGAGCTGCTTGTCCGTGAGCTCTCGGGGGGTTTCGCCCGCGAGGAAGTGGGACGTGTTGGGGGTCTTGAGCTTGCGGAGGTAGTCGAAGGCCTTGTTCTCCGGGTCGCCGAAGGCGACGAAGGAGAAGAAGACGGTGGGGTGGGTCTTGGCGGCGTTCGTGAGGGCCTGGGTGGCGGGGGTCTTGGCGTCGGGGGCGCCGTCGGTCTGGAAGATCACCAGGGCGGGGGTGCCCGGGGTGGCTTCCTTGTCGTGGTGGGCGAGGACTGCTTCGACCGCCGCGTGGTAGCTGGTGCGGCCCATGCGGCCGAGGCCGGCGTGCAGGTCGTCGATCTTGTTCTCGTGGTCGGTGAGGGTGATCTCGCCGGTGCCGTCGAGTTCGGTGGAGAAGAAGACGACCGGGACGGTGGCCTCGGGGTCGAGGTGGGCCGCGAGGGCGAGGGTCTGCTCGGCGAGGGCCTGGGCGGAGCCGTCCTTGTAGTACGGGCGCATGCTCGCGGAGCGGTCGAGGACGAGGTAGACCTTGGCTCGGGTGCCGGTGAGGTTGTGGGTCTTGAGGGTGGTGGTGGCTGCGCGGTAGGCGGTGGCGAGGGTGGGGGCGTGGGTCTTGAGCTGGGCGAGGGTGAGGGCGGGCTTGGGGGTCTGGGGCTCGGCCTCGGCTTCGCCTTCGGCCTTGTTGTTCCCACCCGCACCACCCGTGCTGCTTTCGTTGTCGGGTGCGGGTGGCCCCTGCGGGGGCTGGGCGCCGTCGGCGGCTGCGGGTTCGGGGGTGGCCGACGGTTCGGGGTCGGCTGTGGCCTTTGCGTCGGCCGTGGCCTTTGCGTCCGTCGTGGCCTCGGCGTCCCGCGTGGCTTGGGCGTCCCGCGTGGCCTCCGCGTCGGTCTCGGCTTCCGGTTCCGTGTCGGCCTTCGGCTCCTCGGTGGGGGCCGCCTCCGCCTCCGCTTCAGGTGTCTGTTCCTGCTGCGGCTCGGTCTCGGGTGCCTGCTCCGGCTCCGGCTGGGCCGGGGTGGGCTCGGCTTCCGCCTTCGGGGCGGGGTTCGACGTCTCCAGCGGTGCGTCGGTCTCGGCCGCAGCCTTCGCCTCTGGCTGGGCCTCGGGCTCGGGCTGCGCCTTGCCCTCCAGGGCGGCCTCGGGCTGTGCCGCCGAGGTCTCGGGCTCCGACGACGACCCGGGCTCGTCGATCGTGTGGGTCTCGGCGGCGCGCCCGGCTTCCGCAGGCTCCGCCACCGCCGGCTCGTCCGCCACCGGCTCCTCGGCGATCTCCGGCTCGTCGGCCTTCGCCTTCTCGGCGACCGGCTCCGCCACGACGTCCGACTCGTCGGCACTCGGCTGCTCGGCGACCGGCTTCTCGTCCGTAGCCGCCCCCTCCGCTTCCGCCGTCGGCGTCACGGGCTCCACGACGGTCGGCTCCGCAGTGCCCGCCGGGTCCTCCGCAGCGGCGGGCTTCTCCGCAGCGGCGGGCTTCTCCGCAGCGGCGGGCTTCTCCGCAGTCGCGGGCTTCTCCGCAGCGGCGGGCTTCTCCGCAGTCGCGGGCTTCTCCGCAGCGGCGGGCTTCTCCGCAGTCGCGGGCTTCTCCGCAGCGGCGGGCTCCCCCGAACCCGTGGGCTTCTCCACAACCGCCGGCTCCTCCGAACCCGCGGGCTCCTCCGAACCTGCCGACTCCCCGGCACCCGCCGACTCCCCCGGCCTCTCCCCCTCCGCCGGTCGCGACGGCCTCGGTACTGTCACGTTGTCGAAGGCCGCTGCCACGAGGTCGTGTTCGTCGGGGGACGACGGGCGGGGGTCGGGGACCGTGGCCGAGGGGTGGGCGTCGGCTCGGTGGTGGGGGACGGGACCTTCGGGTCCGGGGTGGTGGGGGGCGTCGAGGTCTGCTGGGACGGGACCGTGCTGGGGGACGCCGGCGGCTCCTGTGCGGGCGCCGCCCCCGTGGTCGTCTGCGCCGCACCCTCCGCCTCGGCGGTCCGTGACTTGCGGGACCGTCCGAACGCGTTCCGCAACCGAGTGAGAATGCCCATGTGCGCGCAACCCTTCGCGTGAGTTGAAGCCCGTCAATCCCTGGCCAGGACGGACACGTAAGGTTAGCGGCCCTCCTGCGCGATCTTGGGCAGGGTCAGGTGTGCGGGATCCACCCTGTCAAGGGGCACATCCGGCCCGCGCAGGTGTCGCCACGCTGAATCGCCGCAACCCCCGTACGGCTGCTGTGGGTTCACTCGTTGTTCATCCGGGCGCCCGGCTCCCGCACGTATGTGCCCCTACGGTCACGCTGACACCATGGGCATCCAAGGAGAGAGCAAAGTGCGAAAGCTGCTGCCGTTGATCGGAACGCCGTCCGGTTCGCATCCCGGCGGCCGGTCCGCCCTGACCTGTCGTTTCCGGTGTGGTGACGCCTGCTTCCACGAGGTGCCCAACACCAGCTCCAACGAGTACGTCGGTGACGTGATCGCCGGGGCCCTCAGCCGCCGTTCGATGATGCGCGCCGCCGCCGTGGTGACCGTCGCCGCCGCGGGCGCGGGGGCCGTGGGTGTCGCGCAGGCGCCGCAGGCCGGTGCCGTGCCGACCGGCGTGCCGGCCGACGCCGCCCGTGAGGCCGCCCGGGGCAAGGCGAAGGGCGCGCGCGGCCTGCGCTTCGCGCCTGTCGCGCCGAACACCGCCGACGCCGTGACCGTGCCGGAGGGGTACCGGCAGAACGTCGTCATCCGCTGGGGCGAGCCGATCCTGCGCGGCGCTCCCGCCTTCGACCCGGAGCGGCAGAGCGCCAAGGCGCAGGCCGGGCAGTTCGGGTACAACTGTGACTTTCTCGCCCTCCTGCCGCTGCCGGGCGAGCGCGGACGGCAGCTGCTTGTCGCCAACCATGAGTACACCGACGAGATCCTGATGTTCCGCGGGTACGACGCCGCCAACCCGACCCGCGAGCAGGTCGAGATCGCCTGGGCCGCGCACGGGCTGTCCGCCGTCGTCGTGGAGGAGGACCGCAGGAGCGGGAAGCTCACGGCCGTTCCGCGGCACCAGCTCAACCGGCGCGTCACCGCCACCACCGAGTTCCGGCTCACCGGGCCCGTCGCCGGGTCCGACCTCGTGAAGACCTCCGCCGACCCGAGCGGCACCAAGGTGCTCGGCACCCTCAACAACTGCTCCGGTGGCGTCACCCCGTGGGGC
This genomic stretch from Streptomyces sp. Go-475 harbors:
- the metG gene encoding methionine--tRNA ligase; the encoded protein is MAATGSEKQGAKAYYVSTPIYYVNDAPHLGHAYTTVAGDVLTRWHRQRGEKVWYLTGTDEHGQKIMRTAEANGVTPQAWADKLVTEAWKPLWEHLEIANDDFIRTTQKRHTDRVQEFVQDLYDKGEIYKGGYEGPYCVGCEEYKLPGELLDGEGDFAGQKLCPIHKKPVEILSEENYFFKLSEYGEKLLAHYEANPGFIQPESARNEVLNFVRQGLQDLSISRSTFDWGIPIPWDDKHVIYVWVDALLNYATAVGYNENQAKFEETFPADVHLVGKDILRFHAVIWPAMLMAQGLPLPGRIAANGWLMVGGEKMSKSNLTGIKPQDLTSHFGVDAYRWYFLRAIAFGQDGSFSWEDFSARYTSELANDYGNLASRVAAMVGKYFGGELPASTADGEAEQAIHDGLAKAVAEADRRIGDDLDFQGGILAVFDFVKQVNGYITEQEPWKVAKDTSDEGRARLATILYTAAESLRAVAVLLNPVMPETSQKLWDSLGAEASLGALADQKVQEAGTWGRLPAGTTVTKGAVLFPRLEEKPTA
- a CDS encoding VWA domain-containing protein; translation: MEKPTGSGEPAAAEKPATAEKPAAAEKPATAEKPAAAEKPATAEKPAAAEKPAAAEKPAAAEDPAGTAEPTVVEPVTPTAEAEGAATDEKPVAEQPSADESDVVAEPVAEKAKADEPEIAEEPVADEPAVAEPAEAGRAAETHTIDEPGSSSEPETSAAQPEAALEGKAQPEPEAQPEAKAAAETDAPLETSNPAPKAEAEPTPAQPEPEQAPETEPQQEQTPEAEAEAAPTEEPKADTEPEAETDAEATRDAQATRDAEATTDAKATADAKATADPEPSATPEPAAADGAQPPQGPPAPDNESSTGGAGGNNKAEGEAEAEPQTPKPALTLAQLKTHAPTLATAYRAATTTLKTHNLTGTRAKVYLVLDRSASMRPYYKDGSAQALAEQTLALAAHLDPEATVPVVFFSTELDGTGEITLTDHENKIDDLHAGLGRMGRTSYHAAVEAVLAHHDKEATPGTPALVIFQTDGAPDAKTPATQALTNAAKTHPTVFFSFVAFGDPENKAFDYLRKLKTPNTSHFLAGETPRELTDKQLYDGVLANWRP